A genomic segment from bacterium BMS3Abin02 encodes:
- the dnaE2_1 gene encoding error-prone DNA polymerase codes for MTYAELHCHTNFSFLDGASPPEELVERAVALGYRALAVTDHNGFYGAVRFSGAARGAGLPAVYGVEIGLAVGADSGAPLTREQGEDAGSDVPVLSSGATAGGRGTRPRRRGRTRRMHGTKPVDAPQTDHLVLLAPSADGYAALSRFVTRAQFRGEKDRPVYTWRDLEEAAREGGLYALTGCHHGAVPRAAQIGDLEGALREAAHLREVFGHRLHVEMWHHAMPEDDPRNDLLWDVARRLRLPVVATNNVHYADRSDADLADVLAAIGGRRSLDDADGYRSATDERYLKDPSEMVRRFARYRGAVERAGELGDALSFDLRLVAPKLPDFPMPGHFRSEMEYLRYLTFEGARGVYPGSDDGVEPRARERLEHELDVIGRLGFPGYFLVVWDIVNFARSQDIYCQIRGSGADSAVCRCIGLTRVDPIRLHLPFERFLSDERGRPPDIDLDLEAERREEVIQYCYRRYGRERAAMVANVITYRARSVLRDVGKAFGLTQAQVDGLSKYVDTRNPAKLRLEAPLPAGMTAEFIYDVCHRLDGFPRHLGIHSSGMVIADRPLWQVVPMEWGRMQDRSVLQWDKDDCAAIGIVKFDLLALGMLNALHLTVDTIADAHGVVIDLATIPQEPAIYEMLTTADTVGVFQVESRAQMATLPKMKPKTFYDLAVEVALIRPGPIQGQSVHPYLRRRNGEDPVRYPHPSTEPILAKTLGVPIFQEQLMELARVCAGFDGSQSDRLRSAMTHKRSDEAMGKLRTEVFAGMARNGITGPAADEIWEKLQGFASFGFPESHSVSFAYIVYMSAWLKYHWPTEFLAGLLNAYPMGFYSPNTLVQDAQRHGVVVLEPDVNRSSHDCTVEPYDADPDDVVTYYGKSWRRGRGATDDPVRAAVALRMGLRYVRNLGEAEIGRIEAARLIGGAFRDVRDLAQRTGLPVDAFEGLAAAGALGSLGVSRREGLWAAGSLAEIDPERLALAPGVDAPALPGMNDAEQHRADLWATGVSPRHPVEFVREWLDEQGCVRIADVLERRRNGWRARVGGIVTHRQRPGTANGVVFFNIEDETGLLNVVVLPEVWQTNRETARRNVGLVVEGVVEYRDGVTNLVARGFTSWPVEGVRSRDFR; via the coding sequence ATGACCTACGCAGAGCTGCACTGCCACACCAACTTCTCTTTCCTCGACGGTGCTTCTCCTCCCGAGGAACTCGTGGAGCGGGCCGTGGCGCTCGGCTACCGGGCGCTGGCGGTCACCGACCACAACGGGTTCTACGGTGCGGTGCGGTTCTCCGGAGCTGCTCGTGGCGCCGGCCTGCCCGCGGTGTACGGGGTGGAAATCGGGCTTGCCGTAGGCGCCGACTCGGGGGCGCCGCTCACGAGGGAACAGGGCGAGGACGCCGGGAGCGACGTTCCCGTCCTGTCGAGCGGTGCAACGGCCGGTGGTCGAGGCACGAGGCCCCGCCGACGGGGTCGGACCAGGCGGATGCACGGCACGAAGCCGGTGGATGCTCCGCAGACCGACCATCTCGTACTCCTTGCGCCATCGGCGGACGGGTACGCGGCGCTGAGCCGATTCGTGACCCGAGCCCAGTTCCGCGGTGAGAAGGACCGTCCCGTCTACACCTGGCGGGATCTCGAAGAAGCGGCACGAGAAGGGGGTCTGTATGCGTTGACGGGCTGTCATCATGGAGCGGTGCCCAGGGCGGCCCAGATCGGAGATCTGGAGGGAGCGTTGCGCGAGGCGGCCCATCTGCGGGAGGTCTTCGGACACAGATTGCACGTCGAGATGTGGCATCACGCGATGCCGGAGGACGATCCCCGCAACGATCTGCTGTGGGACGTCGCCCGCCGGCTGCGACTGCCGGTGGTCGCCACCAACAACGTCCACTATGCAGACCGCAGCGACGCAGATCTCGCCGACGTGCTGGCCGCCATCGGGGGACGGAGAAGCCTCGACGATGCGGATGGGTACCGCTCCGCCACCGACGAACGGTACCTGAAGGACCCTTCCGAGATGGTGAGGCGTTTCGCCAGGTATCGAGGGGCGGTGGAACGTGCCGGCGAGCTCGGGGATGCGCTCTCTTTCGACCTGCGACTCGTTGCCCCGAAGCTTCCCGATTTTCCGATGCCGGGCCATTTCCGCTCCGAGATGGAGTATCTGCGGTATCTCACCTTCGAAGGAGCCCGCGGCGTGTATCCGGGCTCCGATGACGGTGTCGAACCGAGGGCACGAGAACGACTCGAACACGAGCTCGACGTGATCGGGCGCCTCGGGTTTCCCGGCTACTTCCTCGTCGTTTGGGATATCGTCAACTTCGCTCGTTCGCAGGATATCTACTGCCAAATTCGCGGATCAGGCGCCGACTCTGCGGTGTGTCGTTGCATCGGCCTCACCAGGGTCGATCCGATTCGGCTGCACCTGCCGTTCGAGCGGTTCCTCTCCGACGAGCGGGGGCGGCCTCCGGACATCGATCTCGACCTCGAGGCCGAGCGCCGGGAGGAGGTCATCCAATACTGCTACCGCCGATACGGGCGTGAACGTGCGGCGATGGTCGCCAATGTCATCACCTACCGTGCCCGCTCGGTGCTGCGTGATGTCGGCAAAGCCTTCGGGCTGACCCAGGCTCAGGTGGATGGCCTGTCCAAGTACGTCGATACTCGCAATCCGGCGAAACTGCGGCTGGAGGCGCCGTTGCCGGCGGGAATGACCGCCGAGTTCATCTACGACGTGTGCCACCGGCTCGACGGGTTTCCCCGACATCTTGGCATCCATTCGAGCGGAATGGTGATCGCCGACCGTCCTCTGTGGCAGGTCGTCCCCATGGAGTGGGGCCGGATGCAGGATCGGTCCGTGCTGCAGTGGGACAAGGACGACTGCGCCGCGATCGGAATCGTCAAGTTCGATCTCCTCGCTCTCGGCATGCTCAACGCCCTCCACCTCACCGTTGACACGATCGCGGATGCGCACGGCGTCGTCATCGACCTGGCCACGATCCCGCAGGAACCGGCCATCTACGAGATGCTCACGACTGCGGACACGGTCGGGGTCTTCCAGGTGGAGTCCAGGGCGCAGATGGCGACCCTCCCGAAGATGAAACCGAAAACGTTCTACGACCTCGCGGTGGAGGTCGCGTTGATTCGGCCCGGACCGATCCAAGGCCAGTCCGTGCATCCGTACCTGCGGCGCCGCAATGGCGAGGATCCGGTTCGATACCCACATCCGTCGACGGAGCCGATTCTCGCCAAGACCCTCGGGGTGCCGATCTTCCAGGAGCAGTTGATGGAACTCGCCAGGGTCTGCGCGGGATTCGACGGCAGCCAGTCCGACCGCTTGCGATCCGCGATGACCCACAAACGCTCCGACGAGGCGATGGGGAAACTGCGTACCGAGGTTTTCGCCGGGATGGCGAGAAACGGGATCACCGGTCCGGCGGCAGACGAGATCTGGGAGAAACTCCAGGGGTTCGCCAGCTTCGGATTCCCCGAGAGTCACTCGGTGAGTTTCGCTTACATCGTGTACATGTCCGCCTGGTTGAAGTATCACTGGCCGACCGAATTCCTGGCCGGTTTGTTGAATGCCTACCCGATGGGGTTCTACAGCCCCAATACGCTGGTGCAAGATGCCCAACGCCACGGTGTCGTGGTCCTGGAACCGGACGTGAATCGTTCCTCTCACGACTGCACCGTCGAGCCGTATGACGCCGATCCGGACGATGTGGTGACGTACTACGGCAAGTCGTGGCGACGGGGAAGGGGAGCGACCGACGATCCCGTCCGTGCGGCGGTCGCGTTGCGTATGGGACTGCGGTATGTACGGAACCTGGGGGAGGCGGAGATCGGCCGAATAGAAGCTGCGCGACTGATCGGTGGTGCGTTCCGGGACGTACGGGACTTGGCGCAGCGCACCGGCCTGCCGGTCGATGCGTTCGAGGGATTGGCTGCTGCGGGTGCACTCGGATCGCTCGGCGTGTCCCGCAGGGAAGGGCTGTGGGCGGCCGGGTCGCTCGCGGAGATCGATCCGGAGCGGTTGGCGCTTGCTCCCGGCGTCGATGCGCCTGCGTTGCCGGGGATGAACGACGCCGAGCAGCACCGGGCAGACCTGTGGGCGACGGGCGTGTCGCCGCGCCACCCCGTCGAGTTCGTGAGAGAATGGCTCGACGAGCAGGGATGTGTCCGCATCGCAGACGTGTTGGAGCGCCGCCGCAACGGATGGCGAGCTCGAGTCGGTGGGATCGTGACGCACCGACAGCGCCCTGGTACGGCGAACGGGGTGGTGTTCTTCAATATCGAGGACGAGACGGGGTTGCTCAATGTCGTCGTGCTGCCCGAGGTGTGGCAGACCAATCGTGAGACGGCCAGGCGCAACGTGGGATTGGTGGTCGAGGGGGTCGTCGAGTACCGAGACGGTGTCACCAACCTGGTGGCGCGCGGGTTCACCTCATGGCCGGTCGAAGGGGTCCGGTCCAGGGATTTTCGGTGA
- a CDS encoding putative kinase inhibitor, with protein sequence MRLSSPAFEHNTLMPSRFTCDGFDVNPPLRISDVPRDAQSLVLFVDDPDAPDPKAPKMVWDHWVVWNIDPATSEIGEGSVPGGAVQGKNSWGRNDYGGPCPPIGTHRYFFKLFALDTTLTLTSSATKADVEAALDGHVIDRTELIGTYRR encoded by the coding sequence ATGCGCCTCTCCAGCCCTGCATTCGAGCACAACACACTCATGCCGTCGCGCTTCACGTGCGACGGATTCGACGTGAATCCACCGCTGCGAATCAGTGATGTTCCACGAGACGCCCAGAGTCTCGTCCTGTTCGTAGACGATCCCGATGCTCCAGACCCAAAGGCGCCCAAGATGGTTTGGGATCACTGGGTCGTCTGGAACATCGACCCGGCGACGAGCGAGATCGGCGAGGGCTCCGTCCCCGGCGGCGCCGTTCAAGGCAAGAACTCGTGGGGCCGAAACGACTACGGCGGGCCCTGTCCCCCGATCGGCACACACCGCTACTTCTTCAAGCTCTTCGCCCTCGACACGACACTGACCCTGACGTCGTCGGCGACCAAGGCCGACGTCGAGGCGGCATTGGATGGCCATGTCATCGATCGGACCGAGCTGATCGGCACCTACCGCCGATAG
- the lipL gene encoding octanoyl-[GcvH]:protein N-octanoyltransferase — MLFMDAGFPYPPGLDTAVSHALLLQVARREREPVLRLHEPGPVVAFGRRDAVQPGYRRAVDAALAFGFGAVERLAGGRAAVFHDGTIAFSWTVPVDDPRAGINERFEEISTIMVDAFRALGADAHVGEVPGEYCPGAHSVNIGGVRKVMGVGQRIVSGAAHIGGVVVVSGGDRVANVLIPVYEALGIEWNPATSGDLRSGTPDITMADVQRAILDEFAAGYTLEPARLDEATLALASELEPLHRPTRLTARGR, encoded by the coding sequence ATGTTGTTCATGGATGCCGGGTTCCCCTACCCGCCCGGGTTGGATACCGCCGTCTCCCACGCCCTGCTCCTCCAGGTCGCTCGTCGAGAACGAGAACCGGTCCTGCGCCTGCACGAGCCGGGCCCCGTCGTGGCCTTCGGTCGGCGAGACGCCGTCCAGCCCGGGTATCGGCGCGCCGTCGATGCCGCCCTTGCCTTCGGATTCGGCGCCGTGGAGCGACTCGCAGGAGGACGCGCCGCAGTGTTCCATGACGGCACGATCGCGTTCTCGTGGACAGTCCCCGTCGACGACCCTCGCGCCGGCATCAACGAGCGCTTCGAAGAAATCAGCACCATCATGGTCGACGCCTTTCGCGCCCTCGGTGCAGATGCTCACGTCGGGGAGGTGCCAGGCGAGTACTGCCCGGGAGCGCACAGTGTCAACATCGGCGGAGTACGAAAAGTGATGGGCGTGGGCCAACGGATCGTGTCGGGAGCCGCACACATCGGCGGGGTCGTCGTCGTCTCCGGTGGTGATCGGGTGGCGAACGTGCTGATCCCCGTATATGAAGCTCTGGGCATCGAATGGAACCCGGCGACGAGTGGAGACCTGCGCTCTGGCACGCCCGACATCACGATGGCGGACGTCCAACGTGCCATCCTCGACGAATTCGCGGCAGGCTACACGCTCGAGCCTGCCAGGTTGGACGAAGCGACACTCGCTCTCGCCTCGGAACTCGAGCCGCTCCACCGTCCGACTCGCCTCACCGCGCGTGGCCGATGA
- a CDS encoding YhhN-like protein: protein MTWVFTAMTVLALMVLLSGERGNVTLRNLAKPVASAGFVGVALSAGALDTNFGTWIFLGLVLGASGDVLLLGASQTAFLVGLVAFLLGNVAYIAAFFTLGVDSGVSFIAASVALVVAALVFVWLRPHLPTAMVGPVIGYIAVISTMLVVAVGATASGATPMLLAGAVAFYLSDLSVARDRFVAPGFVNRVWGLPLYYAGQLLIAWSVISVSN from the coding sequence ATGACCTGGGTATTCACCGCCATGACCGTCCTGGCCTTGATGGTCCTGCTCTCCGGTGAGCGCGGCAATGTCACGCTTCGCAATCTCGCCAAGCCGGTCGCCTCTGCCGGGTTCGTCGGAGTCGCCCTGAGCGCCGGCGCACTCGACACGAACTTCGGAACGTGGATCTTTCTCGGACTCGTACTCGGGGCGTCGGGTGACGTGCTGCTGCTCGGCGCATCGCAGACCGCGTTCCTCGTCGGCCTCGTCGCGTTCCTCCTGGGGAATGTCGCCTATATCGCCGCTTTCTTCACGCTTGGCGTCGATTCCGGCGTGTCCTTCATCGCCGCGAGCGTTGCACTCGTCGTCGCCGCGTTGGTCTTCGTCTGGCTGCGCCCCCACCTGCCGACTGCAATGGTCGGCCCGGTCATCGGATACATCGCCGTCATCTCGACAATGCTCGTCGTGGCGGTTGGGGCAACGGCATCCGGGGCGACGCCGATGCTCCTCGCCGGTGCCGTTGCGTTCTACCTCTCGGACCTCTCCGTTGCCCGCGACCGCTTCGTGGCACCCGGTTTCGTCAACAGGGTGTGGGGTCTGCCCCTCTACTACGCCGGCCAGCTGCTCATCGCCTGGTCGGTGATATCGGTCTCGAACTAG
- the yqhS gene encoding 3-dehydroquinate dehydratase produces MQRILVINGPNLNLLGTRSPEIYGTTTLTDLEALCRSWGEELGIEVRAFQSNHEGALIDGLHEAREVFDGVVLNPGAYAHTSYAIHDAIEAAGIPTVEVHISNVEEREPWRSVSVTAPACTATIYGRGIQGYRWALRHLVFAHRVPPKIVAYGEGPDQVGDLRLPSGPGPHPIAVLVHGGFWRRQWTRDLMDGLATDLVERGFATWNLEYRRVGAGGGWPATVLDVARGIDHVALLDAAIDRDRVAVIGHSAGGHLALASSGRTDAVTPALLVSLAGITDLGAALRDGLGSGAVAAFMGDATSQTAIAQASPTAMLPLGVRQLVVHGTDDDDVPVDYSRRYVDSARAAGEEIEYLELASAGHTSLIDEQGAGWSDIAGRLAGMLP; encoded by the coding sequence ATGCAACGCATCCTGGTGATCAACGGACCGAACCTGAACCTCCTGGGCACGCGAAGCCCGGAGATCTACGGAACGACGACGCTCACCGATCTCGAGGCTCTCTGCAGATCCTGGGGCGAGGAACTGGGGATCGAGGTGCGGGCCTTCCAGTCGAACCACGAAGGAGCCCTGATCGACGGGCTCCACGAAGCCCGGGAGGTGTTCGACGGCGTCGTTCTCAACCCTGGCGCCTACGCGCACACGTCCTACGCCATCCATGACGCGATCGAAGCTGCCGGCATCCCGACGGTCGAAGTCCACATCTCCAACGTCGAGGAACGAGAACCGTGGAGAAGCGTCTCGGTGACCGCACCCGCCTGCACCGCAACGATCTATGGTCGCGGGATCCAAGGATACCGTTGGGCACTCCGTCACCTCGTCTTCGCCCACCGAGTTCCGCCGAAGATCGTTGCCTATGGAGAAGGCCCCGACCAGGTCGGAGACCTCCGCCTCCCCAGCGGACCCGGACCACATCCGATCGCCGTTCTGGTGCACGGCGGTTTCTGGAGACGGCAGTGGACCAGGGACCTCATGGATGGTCTGGCGACCGACCTCGTGGAGAGAGGATTCGCCACTTGGAACCTCGAGTATCGGAGAGTCGGTGCGGGAGGAGGATGGCCGGCAACCGTACTCGATGTTGCACGAGGAATCGATCACGTCGCGCTTCTGGACGCCGCCATCGACCGGGACCGGGTCGCCGTCATCGGTCACTCGGCAGGCGGCCATCTCGCGCTCGCCTCTTCTGGCCGGACCGATGCAGTCACGCCCGCACTTCTCGTCTCACTGGCCGGCATCACCGACCTCGGCGCAGCTCTCCGAGACGGGCTCGGGTCCGGCGCGGTCGCCGCCTTCATGGGTGATGCGACCTCCCAGACGGCCATCGCCCAGGCATCACCCACCGCCATGCTCCCTCTCGGGGTTCGACAGCTGGTCGTCCACGGGACCGACGACGACGATGTCCCGGTCGACTACAGCCGCCGCTACGTCGATTCCGCCCGGGCGGCCGGAGAGGAGATCGAGTACCTCGAACTTGCGTCCGCCGGACACACGAGCCTCATCGACGAACAAGGTGCGGGTTGGTCGGACATCGCCGGTCGGCTCGCCGGGATGCTGCCATGA